From the genome of Lutzomyia longipalpis isolate SR_M1_2022 chromosome 2, ASM2433408v1, one region includes:
- the LOC129790664 gene encoding probable phospholipid-transporting ATPase IIA isoform X2, whose translation MDDTSQGAPPTPVTKETAPLITKQRRRTFFAGCWWWLWRKWFSPKEFRSRTVHIGKHCDEKFPPNEIRNQKYNFITFLPLVLFEQFRFFLNLYFLIMALSQFIPDIRIGYLYTYWGPLGFVLAVTICREAVDDFRRHQRDREVNSQKYRRLVGADRVPEMVPSSKIKVGDLIIVEKDERVPADLVLLRTSDKSGAVFVRTDQLDGETDWKLRLAVPATQKLASDSELFNQGASIYIEKPQRDIHSFIGTFSKEGSEEESLDVENTLWANTVVAAGTATGIVVYTGCETRSVMNNSQPRSKIGLLDLEINGLTKVLFCAVMGLALAMMCLKGFNGPWYRYMFRFVLLFSYIIPISLRVNLDMGKAFYSWQIQNDPEISGTVVRSTTIPEELGRISYLLTDKTGTLTQNEMVFKKIHLGTVAYGNDSFDEVASTIQSINAQQEKPDVTNRTTAMFANTRMRRPEGWRAWEAVKALALCHNVTPVYDADNKHGGSDKDSPSRSIDIESPAKREVVYQASSPDEIALVKWTEQVGLALVARDLQSVTLQLRSPHYGKEGSMRKYPNDGGSIDTTVTNLSADGSRVDLNSPSSSSTTSLNSILGGNLMRFQILQVFPFTSESKRMGIIVKDLSNGEITFYLKGADVVMSSIVQYNDWLSEESGNMAREGLRTLVVAKKIFTEEQYCDFETRYNAARLSVTDRFTKVAAVIESLEREMELLCLTGVEDRLQDRVRPTLELLRNAGIRIWMLTGDKLETATCIAKSSHLVGRNQSLHVLKSVLTRTDAHLELNQFRRKQDCALVVSGESLEVCLQYYQNEFMELATACPAVVCCRCSPTQKAQVVSLIQRYTGRRTCAVGDGGNDVSMIQQADAGVGIEGREGRQASLAGDFSIPQFAHIAKLLLVHGRRAYKRSAALSQFVIHRGLIISTMQAVFSAVFYLSSVPLYQGFLMVGYATLYTMFPVFSLVLDQDISAHIAVTYPELYKELSKGRSLSYKTFFMWVLISIYQGGVIMYGALVLFEDEFIHIVAISFSALILTELIMVALTIRTWHRLMVLAEIFSLILYLISLAVLHEYFDWEFIWSYDFAWKVSVITLVSCLPLYIIKFLRKKFSPPSYSKLT comes from the exons ATGGATGATACATCGCAGGGCGCTCCACCCACACCAGTTACAAAGGAGACAGCCCCCCTAATTACAAAACAAAGACGACGGACATTTTTTGCTGG ATGCTGGTGGTGGCTGTGGCGGAAATGGTTTTCTCCGAAGGAATTTCGTTCCCGGACAGTTCACATTGGGAAACATTGTGACGAGAAGTTTCCTCCCAATGAGATCCGGAATCAG aaatacaattttatcacatttcTACCTTTGGTGCTATTTGAGCAATTTCGCTTCTTCCTCAATCTCTACTTTCTCATCATGGCACTGAGTCAATTCATTCCGGACATCCGTATTGGGTATCTGTACACCTACTGGGGACCACTGGGCTTTGTTCTTGCTGTGACAATCTGCCGTGAGGCCGTCGATGACTTCAGGCGCCATCAGCGCGATCGAGAAGTCAATTCGCAAAAGTACCGACGCCTCGTTGGGGCAGATCGTGTCCCAGAGATGGTCCCCTCGTCAAAGATAAAAGTCGGTGATCTCATAATTGTCGAGAAGGACGAACGTGTCCCCGCGGACTTGGTCCTCCTGCGTACAAGTGACAAAAGTGGGGCAGTTTTCGTGCGAACTGACCAACTGGACGGTGAGACGGATTGGAAGCTGAGGCTAGCAGTTCCGGCAACGCAGAAGCTTGCCAGTGATTCGGAGCTCTTCAATCAGGGCGCAAGTATCTACATTGAGAAACCACAGAGGGACATTCACTCCTTTATTGGGACCTTCTCCAAG GAAGGCTCAGAGGAGGAGAGTCTCGATGTGGAGAACACACTTTGGGCCAATACTGTGGTGGCAGCGGGTACAGCAACGGGGATTGTTGTGTACACAGGCTGTGAGACACGCAGTGTGATGAATAATTCGCAGCCACGCTCGAAGATTGGGTTGTTGGATTTGGAGATAAATGGCTTGACGAAGGTGCTGTTTTGTGCCGTAATGGGATTGGCATTGGCTATGATGTGTCTCAAGGGTTTCAATGGGCCATGGTATCGCTATATGTTTCGCTTTGTTCTCCTCTTCTCCTACATCATTCCCATTAGTTTACGCGTGAACCTTGACATGGGGAAAGCCTTCTATTCGTGGCAAATACAGAATGACCCGGAGATAAGTGGAACTGTTGTGCGTTCAACGACAATCCCCGAAGAATTGGGGAGAATTTCGTACTTGCTGACGGACAAAACGGGTACATTGACGCAGAATGAGATGGTCTTTAAGAAGATTCATTTGGGTACGGTGGCTTATGGGAATGATTCATTTGACGAGGTGGCATCAACCATTCAGAGTATTAATGCGCAACAGGAGAAGCCCGATGTGACAAATCGTACCACTGCCATGTTTGCAAATACACGAATGCGACGTCCTGAGGGGTGGCGTGCGTGGGAGGCTGTTAAGGCGCTGGCGTTGTGTCACAATGTCACTCCGGTGTATGATGCAGACAACAAACACGGGGGGAGTGATAAGGATTCCCCGAGTCGTTCAATTGACATTGAAAGCCCGGCAAAGCGTGAGGTTGTGTACCAAGCTTCGAGTCCCGATGAGATTGCTCTTGTCAAGTGGACTGAACAGGTGGGCTTGGCTCTTGTTGCGCGTGATCTGCAGTCAGTTACATTGCAATTGCGTAGTCCACACTACGGCAAAGAGGGCTCAATGCGAAAGTATCCGAATGATGGGGGAAGTATTGATACAACAGTGACGAATTTATCTGCCGATGGATCTCGTGTGGATCTAAATTCACCATCGAGTAGCAGTACAACGTCCCTCAATTCAATTCTCGGTGGTAATCTCATGCGCTTCCAGATCCTTCAGGTGTTCCCCTTTACGAGCGAGAGCAAACGCATGGGGATCATTGTGAAGGATCTGAGTAATGGGGAGATTACGTTCTACCTCAAGGGTGCCGATGTGGTGATGTCATCCATTGTGCAGTACAATGATTGGTTGAGTGAGGAAAGTGGGAATATGGCACGTGAAGGTCTCCGGACACTTGTGGTGGCGAAGAAGATTTTCACAGAGGAACAATATTGTGACTTTGAGACACGCTACAATGCAGCCAGGCTAAGTGTGACGGATCGTTTCACGAAGGTGGCGGCTGTGATTGAGTCCCTTGAGCGTGAGATGGAGCTACTGTGTCTCACGGGTGTTGAGGATCGTCTGCAGGATCGTGTGAGGCCCACATTGGAGCTCCTACGGAATGCGGGCATACGCATTTGGATGCTGACGGGTGATAAATTGGAGACGGCAACGTGTATTGCAAAGAGTAGTCATCTCGTGGGGAGGAATCAGAGTTTGCACGTACTCAAGAGTGTCCTCACGCGTACAGATGCGCATTTGGAGTTGAATCAATTTCGCAGGAAGCAAGATTGTGCCCTTGTGGTGTCGGGAGAGAGTCTCGAGGTGTGCCTGCAGTACTATCAGAATGAATTTATGGAATTGGCCACAGCATGCCCGGCTGTTGTGTGCTGCCGATGCAGTCCGACGCAGAAAGCGCAGGTTGTGTCGCTGATTCAGCGCTACACAGGGAGGAGAACGTGTGCCGTGGGTGATGGGGGGAATGATGTGAGTATGATTCAGCAAGCGGACGCAGGGGTGGGTATTGAGGGTCGCGAAGGGCGTCAAGCATCACTTGCGGGTGATTTTAGTATCCCGCAATTTGCTCACATTGCCAAACTCCTCCTTGTTCATGGACGAAGGGCGTACAAGAGGTCGGCGGCATTGTCACAATTTGTCATTCATCGTGGTCTCATCATATCCACAATGCAGGCAGTCTTTTCGGCTGTCTTCTACTTGTCATCTGTGCCACTCTATCAGGGCTTCCTGATGGTTGGCTATGCAACACTCTACACCATGTTCCCGGTCTTTTCGCTCGTACTCGATCAGGACATTAGTGCCCACATTGCAGTCACATATCCCGAGCTGTACAAGGAGCTGTCAAAGGGACGGAGTCTCAGCTACAAAACATTCTTCATGTGGGTCCTTATCAGCATCTATCaag GTGGTGTCATAATGTACGGAGCTCTCGTACTATTCGAAGACGAATTTATTCACATTGTGGCAATAAGTTTCTCAGCACTCATCCTCACAGAACTAATAATGGTTGCATTGACGATAAGAACGTGGCACAGGCTAATGGTTCTTGCGGAAATCTTCAGTTTAATTCTCTATCTTATCTCCCTGGCTGTCCTTCATGAGTATTTTG ATTGGGAATTCATTTGGTCGTATGACTTCGCATGGAAGGTGTCAGTTATCACGCTAGTTTCGTGCTTACCTCTGtatattattaaattcctCCGGAAGAAGTTTTCACCGCCATCGTATTCAAAATTGACATAA
- the LOC129790664 gene encoding probable phospholipid-transporting ATPase IIA isoform X1 has protein sequence MENMPLKDFEMSDSETELLLDGRDDGNLASSGVGYRNRRRNRSCWSCCKLLFCGCWWWLWRKWFSPKEFRSRTVHIGKHCDEKFPPNEIRNQKYNFITFLPLVLFEQFRFFLNLYFLIMALSQFIPDIRIGYLYTYWGPLGFVLAVTICREAVDDFRRHQRDREVNSQKYRRLVGADRVPEMVPSSKIKVGDLIIVEKDERVPADLVLLRTSDKSGAVFVRTDQLDGETDWKLRLAVPATQKLASDSELFNQGASIYIEKPQRDIHSFIGTFSKEGSEEESLDVENTLWANTVVAAGTATGIVVYTGCETRSVMNNSQPRSKIGLLDLEINGLTKVLFCAVMGLALAMMCLKGFNGPWYRYMFRFVLLFSYIIPISLRVNLDMGKAFYSWQIQNDPEISGTVVRSTTIPEELGRISYLLTDKTGTLTQNEMVFKKIHLGTVAYGNDSFDEVASTIQSINAQQEKPDVTNRTTAMFANTRMRRPEGWRAWEAVKALALCHNVTPVYDADNKHGGSDKDSPSRSIDIESPAKREVVYQASSPDEIALVKWTEQVGLALVARDLQSVTLQLRSPHYGKEGSMRKYPNDGGSIDTTVTNLSADGSRVDLNSPSSSSTTSLNSILGGNLMRFQILQVFPFTSESKRMGIIVKDLSNGEITFYLKGADVVMSSIVQYNDWLSEESGNMAREGLRTLVVAKKIFTEEQYCDFETRYNAARLSVTDRFTKVAAVIESLEREMELLCLTGVEDRLQDRVRPTLELLRNAGIRIWMLTGDKLETATCIAKSSHLVGRNQSLHVLKSVLTRTDAHLELNQFRRKQDCALVVSGESLEVCLQYYQNEFMELATACPAVVCCRCSPTQKAQVVSLIQRYTGRRTCAVGDGGNDVSMIQQADAGVGIEGREGRQASLAGDFSIPQFAHIAKLLLVHGRRAYKRSAALSQFVIHRGLIISTMQAVFSAVFYLSSVPLYQGFLMVGYATLYTMFPVFSLVLDQDISAHIAVTYPELYKELSKGRSLSYKTFFMWVLISIYQGGVIMYGALVLFEDEFIHIVAISFSALILTELIMVALTIRTWHRLMVLAEIFSLILYLISLAVLHEYFDWEFIWSYDFAWKVSVITLVSCLPLYIIKFLRKKFSPPSYSKLT, from the exons ATGGAAAATATGCCTCTGAAGGATTTCGAAATGAGTGATTCTGAGACTGAACTCCTCCTGGATGGTCGGGATGACGGGAATTTGGCTTCCTCCGGGGTAGGATACCGCAACAGACGGAGAAATCGATCCTGCTGGTCCTGCTGCAAATTACTTTTCTGCGG ATGCTGGTGGTGGCTGTGGCGGAAATGGTTTTCTCCGAAGGAATTTCGTTCCCGGACAGTTCACATTGGGAAACATTGTGACGAGAAGTTTCCTCCCAATGAGATCCGGAATCAG aaatacaattttatcacatttcTACCTTTGGTGCTATTTGAGCAATTTCGCTTCTTCCTCAATCTCTACTTTCTCATCATGGCACTGAGTCAATTCATTCCGGACATCCGTATTGGGTATCTGTACACCTACTGGGGACCACTGGGCTTTGTTCTTGCTGTGACAATCTGCCGTGAGGCCGTCGATGACTTCAGGCGCCATCAGCGCGATCGAGAAGTCAATTCGCAAAAGTACCGACGCCTCGTTGGGGCAGATCGTGTCCCAGAGATGGTCCCCTCGTCAAAGATAAAAGTCGGTGATCTCATAATTGTCGAGAAGGACGAACGTGTCCCCGCGGACTTGGTCCTCCTGCGTACAAGTGACAAAAGTGGGGCAGTTTTCGTGCGAACTGACCAACTGGACGGTGAGACGGATTGGAAGCTGAGGCTAGCAGTTCCGGCAACGCAGAAGCTTGCCAGTGATTCGGAGCTCTTCAATCAGGGCGCAAGTATCTACATTGAGAAACCACAGAGGGACATTCACTCCTTTATTGGGACCTTCTCCAAG GAAGGCTCAGAGGAGGAGAGTCTCGATGTGGAGAACACACTTTGGGCCAATACTGTGGTGGCAGCGGGTACAGCAACGGGGATTGTTGTGTACACAGGCTGTGAGACACGCAGTGTGATGAATAATTCGCAGCCACGCTCGAAGATTGGGTTGTTGGATTTGGAGATAAATGGCTTGACGAAGGTGCTGTTTTGTGCCGTAATGGGATTGGCATTGGCTATGATGTGTCTCAAGGGTTTCAATGGGCCATGGTATCGCTATATGTTTCGCTTTGTTCTCCTCTTCTCCTACATCATTCCCATTAGTTTACGCGTGAACCTTGACATGGGGAAAGCCTTCTATTCGTGGCAAATACAGAATGACCCGGAGATAAGTGGAACTGTTGTGCGTTCAACGACAATCCCCGAAGAATTGGGGAGAATTTCGTACTTGCTGACGGACAAAACGGGTACATTGACGCAGAATGAGATGGTCTTTAAGAAGATTCATTTGGGTACGGTGGCTTATGGGAATGATTCATTTGACGAGGTGGCATCAACCATTCAGAGTATTAATGCGCAACAGGAGAAGCCCGATGTGACAAATCGTACCACTGCCATGTTTGCAAATACACGAATGCGACGTCCTGAGGGGTGGCGTGCGTGGGAGGCTGTTAAGGCGCTGGCGTTGTGTCACAATGTCACTCCGGTGTATGATGCAGACAACAAACACGGGGGGAGTGATAAGGATTCCCCGAGTCGTTCAATTGACATTGAAAGCCCGGCAAAGCGTGAGGTTGTGTACCAAGCTTCGAGTCCCGATGAGATTGCTCTTGTCAAGTGGACTGAACAGGTGGGCTTGGCTCTTGTTGCGCGTGATCTGCAGTCAGTTACATTGCAATTGCGTAGTCCACACTACGGCAAAGAGGGCTCAATGCGAAAGTATCCGAATGATGGGGGAAGTATTGATACAACAGTGACGAATTTATCTGCCGATGGATCTCGTGTGGATCTAAATTCACCATCGAGTAGCAGTACAACGTCCCTCAATTCAATTCTCGGTGGTAATCTCATGCGCTTCCAGATCCTTCAGGTGTTCCCCTTTACGAGCGAGAGCAAACGCATGGGGATCATTGTGAAGGATCTGAGTAATGGGGAGATTACGTTCTACCTCAAGGGTGCCGATGTGGTGATGTCATCCATTGTGCAGTACAATGATTGGTTGAGTGAGGAAAGTGGGAATATGGCACGTGAAGGTCTCCGGACACTTGTGGTGGCGAAGAAGATTTTCACAGAGGAACAATATTGTGACTTTGAGACACGCTACAATGCAGCCAGGCTAAGTGTGACGGATCGTTTCACGAAGGTGGCGGCTGTGATTGAGTCCCTTGAGCGTGAGATGGAGCTACTGTGTCTCACGGGTGTTGAGGATCGTCTGCAGGATCGTGTGAGGCCCACATTGGAGCTCCTACGGAATGCGGGCATACGCATTTGGATGCTGACGGGTGATAAATTGGAGACGGCAACGTGTATTGCAAAGAGTAGTCATCTCGTGGGGAGGAATCAGAGTTTGCACGTACTCAAGAGTGTCCTCACGCGTACAGATGCGCATTTGGAGTTGAATCAATTTCGCAGGAAGCAAGATTGTGCCCTTGTGGTGTCGGGAGAGAGTCTCGAGGTGTGCCTGCAGTACTATCAGAATGAATTTATGGAATTGGCCACAGCATGCCCGGCTGTTGTGTGCTGCCGATGCAGTCCGACGCAGAAAGCGCAGGTTGTGTCGCTGATTCAGCGCTACACAGGGAGGAGAACGTGTGCCGTGGGTGATGGGGGGAATGATGTGAGTATGATTCAGCAAGCGGACGCAGGGGTGGGTATTGAGGGTCGCGAAGGGCGTCAAGCATCACTTGCGGGTGATTTTAGTATCCCGCAATTTGCTCACATTGCCAAACTCCTCCTTGTTCATGGACGAAGGGCGTACAAGAGGTCGGCGGCATTGTCACAATTTGTCATTCATCGTGGTCTCATCATATCCACAATGCAGGCAGTCTTTTCGGCTGTCTTCTACTTGTCATCTGTGCCACTCTATCAGGGCTTCCTGATGGTTGGCTATGCAACACTCTACACCATGTTCCCGGTCTTTTCGCTCGTACTCGATCAGGACATTAGTGCCCACATTGCAGTCACATATCCCGAGCTGTACAAGGAGCTGTCAAAGGGACGGAGTCTCAGCTACAAAACATTCTTCATGTGGGTCCTTATCAGCATCTATCaag GTGGTGTCATAATGTACGGAGCTCTCGTACTATTCGAAGACGAATTTATTCACATTGTGGCAATAAGTTTCTCAGCACTCATCCTCACAGAACTAATAATGGTTGCATTGACGATAAGAACGTGGCACAGGCTAATGGTTCTTGCGGAAATCTTCAGTTTAATTCTCTATCTTATCTCCCTGGCTGTCCTTCATGAGTATTTTG ATTGGGAATTCATTTGGTCGTATGACTTCGCATGGAAGGTGTCAGTTATCACGCTAGTTTCGTGCTTACCTCTGtatattattaaattcctCCGGAAGAAGTTTTCACCGCCATCGTATTCAAAATTGACATAA